One part of the Arachidicoccus terrestris genome encodes these proteins:
- a CDS encoding GH92 family glycosyl hydrolase: MQRLLFIVCGWLMLSAVASAQTSAGATDYADLVNPLMGTDSKPSLSNGNTYPAIGLPWGMNLWTPQTGKMGDGWAYQYTKDKINGFKQTHQPSPWMNDYGAFAIMPITGTVRFKEDDRASWFSHKAEVAKPYYYKVYLADADVTTEITPTERAASFRFTFPKADSSSVVIDALDKGSYIKVIPSENKIIGYTKRNSGGVTDNFKNYFVVVFDRPFDYVYTYKDNNRTTAHEQSCDHAGAVIGFKNTVKGQKVHAKVASSFISFDQAAQNLKEIGTDNFETVKNKAHKTWNEVLSKVEVSGGTSEQLKTFYSCLYRMVFFPLKFYEINQAGKVVHYSPYNGKVEPGYMFGGTGFWDTFRALYPFLNLVYPHIVREMQEGLINDYKEGGWLPEWSAPGYRNIMIGNNSASIVAESYIKGLRGYDIETLYKALIHDANNEGPMQAVGRAGVKYYNELGYVPYDVKINENAARTLEYAYDDYCIYTLGKALGKPEAEIDIYRKRAMNYKNLFDPTHLLMRGKNKDGQFQSPFNPFKWGDAFTEGNSWHYSWSVFQDVEGLIGLMGGNAKFTAMLDSVFVMPPTFDDSYYGGVIHEIREMQIADMGQYAHGNQPIQHMIYLYDYAAEPWKTQYWVRETMNKLYKATPDGYCGDEDNGQTSAWYVFSALGFYPVTPASTQYATGAPLFKHAKIHFENGKTLSIDAPDNTENTRYIQSATFNGKTYTQNYLDHFTLQKGGKLVLKMGRTPNRQRGITAKDAPFSLSNLKN; this comes from the coding sequence ATGCAAAGATTATTATTTATCGTTTGTGGATGGCTGATGTTATCCGCGGTGGCAAGTGCACAAACTTCAGCAGGGGCAACTGATTATGCTGACCTGGTCAATCCTTTAATGGGGACGGATTCCAAGCCCAGCCTTTCCAATGGCAATACCTATCCGGCCATTGGGCTGCCTTGGGGAATGAATCTGTGGACACCGCAAACCGGAAAAATGGGCGATGGCTGGGCCTACCAATATACCAAAGACAAGATCAATGGGTTTAAACAGACGCATCAGCCTTCACCATGGATGAATGATTATGGTGCTTTTGCTATTATGCCGATTACAGGAACCGTCCGTTTTAAAGAAGACGACCGTGCCAGCTGGTTCTCCCATAAAGCAGAGGTCGCTAAGCCTTATTATTATAAAGTCTACCTGGCGGACGCTGACGTAACAACAGAGATCACACCTACCGAAAGAGCCGCCAGTTTCAGGTTTACCTTTCCGAAGGCAGACAGCAGTTCTGTTGTGATCGACGCATTGGATAAAGGATCCTATATAAAAGTCATTCCTTCTGAGAACAAAATCATAGGCTATACCAAACGCAATAGCGGAGGTGTGACTGATAATTTCAAAAACTATTTTGTAGTTGTTTTCGACAGGCCCTTTGACTATGTTTATACATACAAAGATAATAACCGGACAACGGCCCACGAACAAAGTTGCGACCACGCCGGCGCAGTGATAGGTTTCAAGAACACGGTAAAAGGACAGAAGGTACATGCAAAAGTAGCCTCATCTTTTATCAGTTTTGATCAGGCTGCACAGAATTTAAAAGAAATCGGTACCGATAATTTTGAGACTGTCAAGAATAAAGCCCATAAAACCTGGAATGAGGTACTGAGTAAGGTAGAAGTGTCGGGCGGTACGAGCGAACAGCTGAAAACTTTTTATTCTTGTCTGTATCGGATGGTTTTCTTTCCATTAAAGTTCTATGAGATCAATCAGGCCGGGAAAGTCGTGCATTATAGTCCATATAACGGTAAAGTGGAGCCGGGATATATGTTTGGCGGAACCGGATTCTGGGATACATTCCGGGCGCTGTATCCGTTTCTGAACCTGGTGTATCCGCATATTGTCCGGGAAATGCAGGAAGGCCTCATCAACGATTATAAAGAAGGTGGCTGGCTGCCTGAATGGTCCGCACCCGGGTACCGTAATATTATGATCGGTAACAATTCAGCCTCTATCGTCGCGGAATCTTATATAAAAGGGCTACGGGGCTATGATATTGAGACGCTTTATAAAGCGTTGATCCATGATGCCAATAACGAAGGCCCTATGCAGGCAGTAGGCCGTGCGGGTGTTAAATATTATAATGAATTAGGGTACGTGCCTTACGATGTTAAGATTAATGAGAATGCCGCCCGTACATTAGAGTATGCCTATGACGATTATTGTATATATACCTTAGGCAAAGCGCTGGGCAAGCCAGAAGCAGAGATTGATATTTATCGTAAGAGAGCGATGAACTACAAAAACCTTTTTGATCCGACACACCTGTTGATGCGCGGTAAAAATAAAGATGGGCAGTTTCAGTCGCCGTTTAATCCATTTAAATGGGGTGATGCCTTTACAGAAGGCAATAGCTGGCATTACAGCTGGTCCGTGTTTCAGGATGTAGAAGGGCTTATCGGCCTGATGGGTGGAAACGCGAAGTTTACGGCGATGCTGGACTCGGTATTTGTGATGCCGCCTACATTTGATGATAGCTATTATGGTGGGGTGATCCATGAAATCCGCGAAATGCAGATTGCCGATATGGGTCAATATGCGCATGGCAACCAACCGATTCAGCATATGATCTACTTATACGACTATGCGGCTGAGCCCTGGAAAACGCAGTATTGGGTCAGGGAAACCATGAACAAGCTATATAAGGCTACGCCGGACGGCTATTGCGGTGACGAAGATAACGGACAAACCTCTGCGTGGTATGTATTCTCGGCGCTGGGTTTTTATCCAGTAACACCCGCCAGTACACAGTATGCCACCGGAGCGCCACTTTTTAAACATGCAAAAATTCATTTTGAAAACGGTAAAACATTATCCATAGATGCTCCGGATAACACAGAAAATACCCGTTATATTCAATCTGCCACATTCAACGGGAAGACTTACACGCAGAACTATCTGGATCATTTCACGCTTCAGAAAGGAGGTAAACTGGTGTTGAAAATGGGCAGGACGCCTAACCGGCAAAGAGGAATTACAGCGAAAGATGCCCCGTTCTCCCTGTCAAATTTAAAAAACTAA
- a CDS encoding sensor histidine kinase: MGQPVKSTSILIYKIIAVLSFLVLLGVQFFLVYNTYKLKDEHYFYAEKQLIKQVYSRDIRNDKVYPGGQKIIDSFIHKNMRRLEFLYKNDPAAFNLQRQKICDSLFRALRASSPMDTVFAKILKENHLKHDLQYRLVIKTLSITFSGSNYIILFQNGHRLPLLHSSYIIPEGASVSGNLANLNMKNQVTSITVSAPDAYSYQITFQLYVDSPNRTWAILSLMKPTFALSFFSLLAVMIIYFFTFRNWLRQKKLAEMKSDFVNSITHEFHTPLATIMVANKSLQNERILEKKENIAPLTDIISRQTSRLKTIFSQVLDITVMNNATLKKESYYLGDLLEEILLDYRLTLTSKNVEIKLDKIPDDFLVLLDKFWFTTTILNLLENAIKYNSAPVKKIRIHAEQDKKMIQLSISDNGIGMSQKTIRHIFEKFYRSKNKSTEDVNGLGLGLFYVKQCILAHGWTLDVESKEGRGTQFIIMMPKG, from the coding sequence ATGGGGCAGCCCGTGAAATCAACCTCTATTCTGATCTATAAAATTATTGCGGTCCTCAGCTTTCTGGTCCTACTCGGGGTGCAGTTTTTTTTGGTATACAATACCTATAAGCTAAAAGATGAGCATTATTTTTATGCAGAGAAACAGTTGATCAAGCAAGTATACTCCAGAGACATACGCAATGACAAAGTATATCCCGGCGGCCAGAAGATTATCGATAGTTTTATCCACAAAAACATGCGCCGGCTGGAATTTCTCTATAAAAATGACCCGGCGGCCTTTAATCTTCAACGGCAGAAGATCTGCGACAGTCTGTTTAGGGCACTAAGGGCTTCCAGCCCCATGGATACCGTTTTTGCAAAAATCCTGAAGGAAAATCACCTCAAGCATGATCTTCAGTACCGGCTGGTTATCAAGACACTCAGTATCACTTTCTCGGGAAGCAATTATATCATATTATTCCAAAATGGCCATAGGTTGCCCCTACTACACAGTAGTTATATTATACCAGAGGGCGCTTCCGTTTCCGGAAACCTGGCAAACCTCAATATGAAAAACCAGGTGACGTCGATAACGGTAAGCGCCCCGGACGCCTATAGTTACCAGATCACCTTCCAATTATATGTAGACTCCCCCAACCGGACATGGGCCATACTTAGCCTGATGAAGCCGACATTCGCACTGTCTTTCTTTTCACTACTGGCCGTGATGATCATTTACTTTTTCACATTTCGCAACTGGCTCAGACAAAAAAAGCTTGCCGAAATGAAATCAGATTTCGTGAACAGTATTACCCATGAGTTTCATACGCCCCTGGCCACTATTATGGTCGCCAACAAGAGCCTCCAAAATGAGCGGATCCTGGAAAAGAAGGAAAATATCGCTCCGCTCACAGATATTATATCCAGACAGACAAGCCGGCTCAAAACCATTTTCAGTCAGGTGTTGGACATAACAGTTATGAATAATGCCACCTTGAAAAAAGAAAGTTATTACCTGGGAGATTTACTGGAGGAAATATTACTGGATTATCGCTTAACTTTGACCAGCAAAAATGTAGAGATCAAACTGGACAAGATCCCGGATGACTTTCTGGTCTTATTGGATAAGTTCTGGTTTACCACTACGATCCTGAATCTTTTGGAAAATGCGATCAAATACAATAGCGCTCCTGTCAAAAAGATCCGCATCCATGCCGAGCAGGACAAAAAAATGATCCAGCTATCGATTTCTGATAACGGGATTGGAATGTCTCAAAAAACCATCCGTCATATTTTTGAAAAGTTCTACAGAAGTAAAAATAAAAGCACGGAAGATGTTAACGGACTGGGGTTAGGCCTGTTCTATGTCAAACAATGCATTCTGGCGCATGGCTGGACGCTCGATGTAGAAAGTAAAGAAGGCCGAGGTACACAATTTATCATAATGATGCCCAAAGGGTAG
- a CDS encoding alpha-L-rhamnosidase produces the protein MQLLSAGLLWSVSLTAIAQTDAGAAAQVAPLYDLHCNYLVTPLGIDDKHPTLSWKGSSGNANAAGTADQPPAPGYYAIIVATDSASLADKHTAAKGTVWYSGFQSADKPFLRYNGQPLQPYTRYYWKVIHTGDTIRLTDAAQAMSYFETGLQSVYNWKGAWISDNHPISFKPAGYFRKDFTLRKPVKSARIYIAAAGLYQLTLNGQPVGDRELDPVYSRFDKRLYYTTYDVTDALDSRQNALGVILGNGWYNLQSTAVWDFDKAPWRARPAFVLDIRVVYRDGTVETISTGKDWKTRTGPIVFNSIYTAEHHDHRIRLDGWDLPHKNEDDWHRRHDSLWQDVIYRSAPSKNITSSMLVPIRKSAPIAAVTMNKFSDTDYVFNIGQNIAGISEIRIRGKRGTVLRVKHGERLYKNGHVDLSNIDVHYRPTDDSDPFQTDIYILSGQGEETFRPRFGYKGFQYVEITSSEPVQLDKSSVTAYFMHSDVPVAGQVHSSDTLLNKIWAATNQSYLSNLMGYPTDCPQREKNGWTGDGQINIQTGLYNFDAITVYQKWMQDHLDEQQPNGVLPSIIPTDGWGYEWGNGPDWTSTIAVIPWNLYLFYGDAEVLRSCYDGIKRYVDYITRISPEGICSWGLGDWVPVKSKTPVPFTSTIYYYTDARILAEAARIFNRKEDYTKYSTLAEKIKKAFNDKWLNKETAIYDKGFQTEMSAPLYWGIVPEAYAVRVAAALNKRVEQDNYHLDVGLLGSKTILDALSMYGYHNSAYKIAGNKTFPSWGWWMVNGATTLYENWNIQSSSDISLNHIMFGQIGAWLYRGLGGIIPDPESPGFKHSILRPGVPDSLERFSASHTTPYGKLAVSWERKEKSKTVEVRLVIPAGTTATFYAPAGYAPVRGERKDKVAVKWEKETEQRSLYVDLNKATLSGGIYTFVLEKMK, from the coding sequence ATGCAACTGTTAAGCGCCGGACTGTTATGGTCTGTCAGCTTAACGGCGATCGCTCAAACTGACGCAGGAGCGGCGGCTCAGGTGGCTCCGTTATATGATCTGCACTGCAATTACCTGGTCACGCCGCTGGGTATCGATGACAAACATCCGACTCTTTCCTGGAAAGGAAGCTCCGGAAATGCTAATGCCGCAGGCACTGCTGACCAGCCGCCGGCTCCCGGCTATTATGCCATTATTGTCGCAACGGATTCTGCTTCATTGGCAGATAAGCACACTGCCGCAAAAGGAACTGTATGGTACAGTGGTTTTCAGTCCGCTGACAAGCCTTTTTTGCGATATAATGGGCAACCACTTCAACCCTATACGCGTTATTACTGGAAAGTGATACACACCGGTGACACGATCCGTTTAACGGACGCGGCTCAGGCGATGAGTTACTTCGAGACAGGCCTGCAAAGCGTTTACAATTGGAAAGGCGCCTGGATTTCCGATAATCATCCCATTAGTTTCAAGCCGGCGGGCTATTTTAGAAAAGATTTTACATTACGCAAACCGGTAAAATCTGCCAGAATCTATATCGCCGCTGCCGGTCTGTATCAATTAACGCTCAATGGTCAGCCGGTTGGTGACCGGGAACTGGATCCTGTATACAGCCGCTTCGACAAGCGCCTGTATTATACCACGTATGACGTCACTGATGCGCTTGATAGCCGTCAGAATGCGTTAGGTGTTATTTTAGGGAATGGGTGGTACAACCTGCAGTCTACTGCTGTCTGGGACTTTGATAAGGCGCCTTGGAGAGCACGGCCCGCTTTTGTATTAGATATAAGAGTTGTTTACCGGGACGGAACGGTGGAAACGATCTCCACCGGGAAAGACTGGAAAACCAGAACAGGTCCGATCGTTTTTAATAGTATTTATACGGCAGAGCATCATGATCACCGGATCCGGCTGGATGGCTGGGATCTGCCTCACAAAAATGAAGACGACTGGCATAGGCGGCATGATTCCCTGTGGCAGGATGTCATCTACCGTTCGGCACCGTCAAAAAACATTACCTCATCCATGTTGGTGCCGATTCGTAAGTCTGCACCGATTGCTGCGGTAACGATGAACAAATTCAGTGATACGGATTATGTGTTCAACATCGGACAGAATATAGCGGGTATCAGCGAGATCCGTATAAGGGGCAAAAGAGGTACCGTTCTTCGGGTAAAACATGGCGAACGCCTATATAAAAATGGACATGTGGACCTCTCTAATATTGATGTGCATTACCGGCCGACGGATGATTCCGACCCGTTCCAGACAGATATCTATATTCTTTCAGGTCAGGGAGAAGAGACTTTCAGACCAAGGTTTGGTTATAAAGGTTTTCAGTATGTTGAGATCACCAGCAGCGAGCCTGTGCAGTTGGACAAGTCGTCAGTGACAGCCTATTTTATGCACAGTGACGTGCCGGTCGCCGGCCAGGTACATAGTTCGGATACATTACTCAATAAAATATGGGCAGCCACCAACCAGTCTTATCTGTCCAATCTGATGGGCTACCCGACTGATTGCCCCCAAAGGGAGAAAAATGGCTGGACGGGTGACGGACAAATTAATATTCAGACCGGCTTGTATAATTTTGATGCCATTACCGTTTATCAAAAATGGATGCAGGACCATTTGGATGAGCAACAGCCCAATGGTGTATTGCCTTCAATTATACCTACCGATGGCTGGGGCTATGAATGGGGAAATGGTCCTGATTGGACCAGTACGATCGCTGTTATTCCCTGGAACCTGTATTTATTTTATGGCGACGCCGAAGTGCTCCGGTCTTGCTATGACGGCATCAAGCGGTATGTCGATTATATCACCCGGATCAGCCCTGAGGGTATCTGCAGCTGGGGGCTGGGCGACTGGGTGCCTGTGAAATCTAAAACGCCGGTACCCTTTACCTCTACTATTTATTATTATACGGATGCCCGAATACTGGCTGAGGCGGCCCGGATTTTTAATAGAAAAGAGGATTATACAAAATACAGCACACTCGCAGAAAAGATTAAAAAAGCATTCAATGATAAATGGCTCAATAAAGAAACAGCCATTTACGATAAAGGATTTCAGACGGAAATGAGCGCTCCTTTATATTGGGGAATTGTGCCTGAGGCGTATGCAGTCCGTGTGGCTGCCGCTCTCAATAAAAGGGTGGAGCAAGACAATTACCATTTAGATGTAGGGTTATTAGGATCTAAGACCATTCTCGATGCGCTGAGTATGTATGGGTATCACAACTCGGCTTATAAAATCGCGGGCAACAAGACGTTTCCGTCCTGGGGATGGTGGATGGTCAATGGGGCGACCACCTTGTATGAAAACTGGAATATTCAGTCAAGTAGTGATATTTCCTTGAACCATATCATGTTCGGGCAAATAGGCGCCTGGTTGTATCGCGGACTGGGAGGGATTATTCCCGATCCTGAGTCACCGGGCTTTAAACATTCCATACTCCGGCCCGGCGTCCCCGACAGCCTGGAAAGATTTAGCGCCAGTCATACAACGCCCTATGGAAAGCTGGCCGTTTCCTGGGAGAGAAAAGAGAAAAGTAAAACAGTGGAGGTTCGCCTTGTGATACCGGCCGGTACTACAGCAACATTTTATGCTCCTGCAGGTTATGCACCTGTCAGAGGGGAAAGAAAAGATAAAGTAGCGGTCAAATGGGAGAAGGAAACGGAGCAACGGTCATTATATGTTGATCTGAATAAAGCGACATTATCCGGCGGAATATATACTTTTGTACTGGAAAAAATGAAATAA
- a CDS encoding glycoside hydrolase family 43 protein has product MAKKKNLLAVLNVMLLTCSILSAQQTKSHASKGYAGNPVFPGWYADPEGVIYGKQYWVFPTYSARYEDQIYFDAFSSPDLVHWTKHHSILDTSQVKWAKKAMWAPAVLEKAGKYYLFFGANDVHEGEIGGIGVAVADKPEGPYKDLIGKPLIGTIHNGAQPIDQYVFHDTDGSYYMYYGGWGHCNVVRLKPDFTGLIPFDDGTIYKEVTPKGYVEGPFMFIRNGKYYFMWSEGGWGGPDYKVAYAIADNPLGPFKRIGTILQQDSAVATGAGHHSVVKVPDEDRYYIVYHRRPLGETKANSRETCIDEMHFDKAGRILPVKMTFKGVKAHTIKN; this is encoded by the coding sequence ATGGCAAAGAAAAAGAATCTTTTGGCAGTCCTTAACGTAATGTTATTGACCTGCAGTATTTTATCCGCGCAGCAAACAAAAAGTCATGCGTCCAAAGGATATGCAGGCAATCCTGTTTTCCCCGGTTGGTATGCGGATCCTGAAGGGGTGATCTATGGAAAACAATACTGGGTGTTTCCTACCTATTCGGCCAGGTACGAGGATCAGATTTATTTTGACGCGTTCAGTTCTCCTGATCTGGTGCATTGGACAAAACACCATAGTATTCTGGATACCAGTCAGGTAAAATGGGCCAAAAAAGCGATGTGGGCGCCGGCTGTCTTGGAAAAGGCAGGCAAATACTATCTGTTTTTCGGGGCGAATGACGTTCATGAAGGAGAAATTGGAGGTATCGGCGTCGCCGTGGCTGACAAGCCCGAGGGCCCCTATAAAGACCTTATCGGCAAGCCGCTGATCGGAACGATCCATAATGGGGCACAGCCCATCGATCAGTATGTTTTTCATGATACGGATGGAAGCTATTATATGTATTACGGTGGATGGGGGCATTGTAACGTCGTGCGCCTGAAACCTGACTTTACAGGCTTGATACCTTTTGATGACGGAACTATTTATAAAGAAGTCACGCCTAAAGGTTATGTAGAGGGGCCGTTTATGTTTATACGGAACGGAAAATATTACTTTATGTGGTCAGAAGGCGGCTGGGGCGGCCCTGATTACAAGGTGGCTTATGCCATTGCTGACAACCCGCTGGGCCCCTTTAAACGGATCGGTACCATTTTGCAACAGGACAGTGCCGTAGCCACGGGCGCCGGGCACCATAGTGTGGTCAAAGTGCCGGACGAAGACAGGTATTATATTGTCTATCATAGAAGGCCGCTGGGAGAAACGAAAGCCAATAGCCGGGAGACATGCATAGACGAGATGCATTTTGATAAAGCGGGCAGGATTCTGCCGGTCAAAATGACTTTTAAAGGGGTTAAGGCACACACCATCAAAAACTGA
- a CDS encoding response regulator transcription factor: protein MKHKILFVEDQEDLGNVVKQYLEAMNFEVHWCLNGKDAYRTFLTKKQIFDILIIDIQLPEMNGFELAELIIKEDVSVPFLFLTARNEKKDRLKGLKLGADDYISKPFDIDELVLRIKNIIRRKQPPEQESTETKNDIPVGDIILHKDLLRLSIKGDKPITLTVREAELLHYLCKHPNRVLKREEILLQLWGENDYFLGRSLDVFISRLRKLLQHSDMVSIDNVYGVGFVFNVKKTT from the coding sequence ATGAAACACAAAATTCTATTTGTAGAAGACCAGGAAGATCTGGGCAACGTCGTCAAACAATATTTAGAAGCGATGAACTTTGAGGTGCATTGGTGTCTGAACGGTAAGGATGCCTACCGGACATTTTTGACAAAGAAACAGATATTTGATATACTAATCATTGACATTCAGCTCCCTGAAATGAACGGCTTTGAGCTGGCAGAACTTATTATCAAAGAGGATGTTTCTGTTCCCTTTTTATTTCTCACGGCCCGCAATGAGAAAAAGGACCGCCTGAAAGGTCTGAAACTCGGGGCGGATGATTATATCAGCAAGCCCTTTGATATTGATGAGCTGGTCCTTCGCATCAAAAACATTATCCGTCGCAAACAACCCCCTGAACAGGAAAGCACAGAAACTAAAAATGATATTCCGGTCGGGGACATTATACTGCATAAGGACCTGTTGCGGCTTTCCATCAAGGGTGATAAGCCTATCACGTTGACGGTCAGGGAAGCGGAACTCTTACATTATCTGTGCAAGCATCCCAACAGAGTGCTTAAAAGGGAGGAGATCTTATTACAACTCTGGGGAGAGAATGACTATTTTCTGGGCAGAAGTCTGGATGTATTTATTTCCCGGCTACGCAAATTATTGCAACACTCAGATATGGTAAGTATTGACAATGTCTATGGTGTCGGATTCGTCTTTAACGTCAAAAAAACTACCTGA
- a CDS encoding basic secretory family protein, whose translation MLKKIAFIGLFVCTVTALRAQKHWSKIYSDRDLSRDTITKRGITLIFINKEKEFSRAEQLRMQETFFKIYPQEIKTYNKKAAKKVAMIIDPDYTGVAATSGNVIRVNPQWMAKHPEDLDVVTHEAMHIVQAYQGHSGPGWITEGIADYVRHQFGVNNKAAGWSLTPFNAKQSYTNAYRITARFLLWITQKYKKHFVRSLNTAMREGTYTARFWKMQTGKTVDELWAIYSQDPVI comes from the coding sequence ATGTTGAAGAAAATTGCATTTATCGGATTGTTCGTATGTACTGTTACTGCGTTGCGTGCACAGAAACATTGGAGCAAGATATATTCTGACAGGGACCTGTCCAGAGATACGATTACTAAAAGAGGGATTACCCTTATTTTTATTAACAAGGAAAAGGAATTTTCCAGAGCGGAACAGCTGCGCATGCAAGAAACCTTTTTCAAGATCTACCCGCAGGAAATCAAGACTTATAACAAGAAGGCGGCAAAGAAGGTGGCAATGATCATTGATCCCGACTACACCGGTGTTGCTGCGACTTCCGGAAATGTGATCCGCGTGAATCCGCAGTGGATGGCGAAACATCCCGAGGATTTGGATGTGGTAACGCACGAAGCGATGCATATTGTTCAGGCCTATCAGGGGCATTCCGGCCCTGGCTGGATTACGGAAGGGATTGCGGATTATGTCAGACATCAGTTCGGCGTTAATAACAAAGCTGCCGGCTGGTCACTGACCCCATTTAATGCGAAACAAAGCTATACCAATGCCTACCGGATCACCGCGCGTTTTTTATTGTGGATTACCCAAAAATATAAAAAGCACTTTGTACGGTCTTTGAATACCGCCATGCGCGAAGGGACCTATACAGCGCGTTTCTGGAAAATGCAGACAGGTAAGACCGTGGATGAATTGTGGGCCATCTATAGCCAGGATCCGGTGATCTGA